The segment taaactaaaatgaGCAAGATCCAATATAGTATCGAGCATGTAAAATGTTTATCATAAATCTGTCATCTGAAATACATTGCACTGACAAGATAGCATTGCATCAAAaaaattttgtgattaaaaTGGGAATGCCCACTCACCATCCACTTCTAGCCCCTCGCCTCCCTGCAGATATTTGCTGGCTTTTAATAGCTGCTGTCTCATCTTCTCCTTAAAGGTCAGGTGCTTCTCTCCATCTGCCTTGGAAGATGACATTGCTGGGTGATGACCACGCTCTCTACTGCGACTTCTACTTTTTACAGATCTAAACAATGTGACATGAAATTAAGGTCCCTGAACTCACAATGAAAAGCATACTCATTTAATAAATGTAGTATTTACTACTTCTTGTAAACCTTTTCAAAGTTTCTTTTGTTAAGCTACATAACAGCATTTACTACCTATGTTTGAGTGGCGATCTGCTGCGGTGCCTTGACCTACTCCTGTGGCTTCTTTTGCGATGTCTATCTCGACTCCTTCGCCTGTCTTTCTTATGTCTATGTCGGTCTCTAGAGGAGTGCCTTCTGTGCTTCCTATCTCGAGATCTGCTTCTTCTACGTCTTCTGTGAGATGAACTGTCTTTTCTATCTCGACtctattaaataaacaaatcacaACTAATGAATATCAAGGAAAGGTTTCAATCTACAGAGCATGACTTAGTTTATATTGAATagaaaactctttaaaataGAACCATATTAAAGGAATTTCTTTGCTTGAAATCTATAGAGTGCCAGGGACAAAAATTCATATAGTGTTCATGTACCCTTCTTTTGGATCTGGATCGACTGGATCGAGATTTCCTCTTGGAGTCTGATCTTCGTCTACGGTGTGACCTTGACCTCGATCGTGAACGATTTTTTTTGGACGGGCTCTCTCTGGATCTTCTTCTGCTTTTGCTGTCTCCTTCATCAGTTTCCTTCTTCTCTTCCTCTTCTTTGTCTTCCTCCTTGTCATCTTTGCCATCTTCCCTGTCCGGCGATGGAGAGGCTGACCTAGATCTACTGCTGTGGGAAGATCCAGATGAGTGGGAGGAGTGAGAAGATGACCGAGGTCTAGGAGGCATGTCCAATTCCTGCAAAAGAAAAGACATTCCTTGATAGAATCTGGAATATTACTCTAAACTAAAAATGGTTTAATGTTATGTATAATCATAatgagaaaaaagaaataaaatactaaattatttgtgaaaaaaGTGCATATACAATCcctttttaaatagattttactaaataatactATCTTTAACTCATATTCAAACACATCAAGATTAAACTGGTAGAAAAATTTCATGTACCCTGTTCCTTGTCAAGATTCTGTAATTTTAAGCTTCTTGTAACACATGATTTTGGGGTTAAGAAAATGCTATCAACTAGTTGTCTAGTAAACAAGTTTTGCTAAGTTCATGCACAAATTCATGATTTGATTAACTCtgtatatttatgaatttatacaaattcattcaaaaatcattataatttatgtttggtacatgtacaactaaATACAATaaagtaagaaatgctcaacaTTTTGTATGTAAGTGAGTCTCAGAGAGGAATACTTTCAGCTTCTATGACTTGTGATAGCATATAACCTGGTTcaattgaacaaaaaaataaaaacataaaaccaaatatcaatttttaaaaatctgaaaaagatTAATAAAGTCTTTTAATTTCAGACCAATCACtggtacaatatcatatcatccACTTGTACAATTAATaagacagaaatgaaaattccaATGGTTGCATCATGTCTTAGGTCATTGCATACTGTGAAGAACATTTTGTCAAAAGTCAATCAGGAATAGGCAGAGCATATTCTTCACAAGGGAAACTCAACATTCTCATCACAGATGATTGTGACTTTGGTTACCTCCTCTTCCGTCTACTTACCCCTACGCCACCACGGAAACGACAACAATTCAAGATATTGTTGTCGTCATTTTATGTTGAATCAGTGTTTCTTTGCAGCAATCACATGGTAAGGTAAACCTAATTGATATGTAGATAGTAGGTCAGATTATTGAAGAAATAAccttaaacctttttttttatcacattttttctTATGTAAAGACAGGGAATGACTATGGCCAATATCTCTTCTAAACCTGGGaattacattgttttaaagGTAAACCTATCAAGGTTGGAGTATTaatcaaatttcattgaattaagttttctttttttacattgcGCAAGACATCCTAAAATGGGACCCCATATACAAATGCTCCATACCTATTGTAgtaatgtttgaaataaaaaatgacgtGGGTTTAAGGCTAGGAGGttgtatatgatatatcattcataaaattttttaatgtaacattaaccaaaaatgcatttttgttgGGTTCAGCTAATCTGTGCATTACCTCTTCCACAAATTCAGATCTAAAGAGCTTCATCACGTCATCAGCAAATGATCTGGTCTTTTTTGGAGCTTCAGCTAAAAGACAGAAATGAGGCAATATTTATAAGCCATCTAAATCAAAGCATGGTttaatgaaacaatatttttcacttattttGTCTGTAGAATTATACTCACAATATGGTTTTTATATGGTCCGTcatgacaaaaatgtttttactaaGATATAATTGAAATTTGGATTATATTATTGATAAGACCAGGACTTCAAATggttatgataaaataaagagaaattttgatatatatatatacccggtatatattgccaaagaaaaataaacaaaattgaaaagactatactctgtcccgagtttttgattccaccacttttcgcttgatatttcgataatcataaataccttttgagttcaaactacgttcatccactaatataaaaaatgcccagattatctgttttgaaacgccccctcaaCCGCttaaggtttcaatacacatcccaaaatagaaagtctacagagattttgcattgcatcagccattaataagcacgaatgataacgttgaaaaattgcgtgAGGTGTCctgagtacttccgaatggagaaaagatgtaaacatttcccattataaatctccgtaaaaaatttgttttcattcctgtgaacttttatgagtgaaaaatgaatatttgtcaacgaagatatcttggatattttccctttaaTCTATTTCAACTGCATTTCTTTcgcaggtatgtgtatttttattaaaaatcaaaaagtgatggaagcaataacttgggacagactatagatacCAAATCAATGAATTTTAACTTAACTTTATCACAATAAAGTTTGTACAGCAGTTATTTCTTCAGTCACTTTTGTGAGCTTTTATATGTATCAAATTTAGCAAATAATATGAATCTTGCCTCCATCATCTGAATCTGATTTCTTATCTTCATCATTGTTCTGGAATAATCCTGGATATGCTACGATTCCAGCCTGCAGGTACTCCTGCACTGAGGAAGGCTTTTCCTCACTTTCACCTGAAATCATTTTCTCAAATGACTCCCACTCCGATTGCAGACTGGATGTTATCTCCACCTATAATttcaaaagaataaaatcaatatcaGTTATCTGCTATTTCTCTCTTTTATTCCCTTACTCtgatcaaattcatttttttatttgttttgttttcatttcaatgcGCTATTTACTTCCGCTTTCACTGAAATGAACAAAACcgccattttgtttataaacgaagcaaatttttaattataagatATGATGTACTTGTGTAAAGAATACCATTTACACTATGGCAAAACCTTACCTGATCTTGTTTATTAGTACTTGAACTTTGTGATTTATCCCCATCATCATCATAGCTTGCCAAAAGATCCATTTTGCTGGTATTGACTTCTTCTCTGTGTGTTCTATTTTTGACCTTTCCCGATGTCTGGTGTGGTTGGACTTCCGGTTAAAGTAATTCGGTCTCTCTACAATTCGATCACAAAACACGGAAACCGTGGAAGTGTAGGCATAAGTCCCTGCAGACACGGACAATTAATGAATTATTAACCTTTAAAGtaaatactttaaataataaGAGGTATAATGTGTGTGtgaaagataatttaaaaaagtttttaaaccaATGAgggaaagtgaaagtagatgGGATAGCATGGTGCAGAAAATCGATGAAGAGACTCAGCTTGAAACGAAAACTTGGCGCTGTTGACGAGAAGAATTCAACTCACCAAACAcctgttacaaaacaaaaagatgCAAAGAGTACAAGCAACCATTTAAGGGCAAATGCAAggtaaatgtattatatatgtattcaCTATTAAATATTTAACCCCAACTTAATTTATGGTCTtagttttatataatttctGTCTATATGATTATCTACTTTGGGCAGTACAGCACATCAGTATATAGTAAGAATTAATAGCTATaacatacaagtacatgtatacaatatttagACTCCCTTAATTGTGCGTATTGAAGGATATTGCAGTAttgcatatacattgtatttgtaaTTTGAACATTGTATTTGTGAgcattttttccttttaaaatttacataccgtatacagggttattctcttctacacttgcaaaccgTTTTGCTCCATCTTAAATTTACCCAGTCACTGTTTTGTTTAAAAGAGAGATAATCTAAGACATTCAAATTTGCCCATGCAGTCTTAAATATTCACCAACTGACAATGAGGGTAAaatgggcgaaaataaaacgtaggtgaatacatgtat is part of the Magallana gigas chromosome 3, xbMagGiga1.1, whole genome shotgun sequence genome and harbors:
- the LOC105333124 gene encoding arginine/serine-rich coiled-coil protein 2 isoform X1, which translates into the protein MDLLASYDDDGDKSQSSSTNKQDQVEITSSLQSEWESFEKMISGESEEKPSSVQEYLQAGIVAYPGLFQNNDEDKKSDSDDGAEAPKKTRSFADDVMKLFRSEFVEEELDMPPRPRSSSHSSHSSGSSHSSRSRSASPSPDREDGKDDKEEDKEEEEKKETDEGDSKSRRRSRESPSKKNRSRSRSRSHRRRRSDSKRKSRSSRSRSKRRSRDRKDSSSHRRRRRSRSRDRKHRRHSSRDRHRHKKDRRRSRDRHRKRSHRSRSRHRSRSPLKHRSVKSRSRSRERGHHPAMSSSKADGEKHLTFKEKMRQQLLKASKYLQGGEGLEVDGTPKEKPSTLPLSDGHKKFFQALASSTQSSVTPQMALLHTMAAMHQKAQEMTGVAVPKYYNPAAVNPLKYAEQVQKRKLLWSKAKEHKEVSDKEKEWQQTAFNQDENGKMASKFKKLMGIKHEGADGEGSSEHTEEQKKKREEFFSRLDKDYEFARMTTHTQRGVGLGFSSQGIQPP
- the LOC105333124 gene encoding arginine/serine-rich coiled-coil protein 2 isoform X2, with translation MDLLASYDDDGDKSQSSSTNKQDQVEITSSLQSEWESFEKMISGESEEKPSSVQEYLQAGIVAYPGLFQNNDEDKKSDSDDGAEAPKKTRSFADDVMKLFRSEFVEEELDMPPRPRSSSHSSHSSGSSHSSRSRSASPSPDREDGKDDKEEDKEEEEKKETDEGDSKSRRRSRESPSKKNRSRSRSRSHRRRRSDSKRKSRSSRSRSKRRSRDRKDSSSHRRRRRSRSRDRKHRRHSSRDRHRHKKDRRRSRDRHRKRSHRSRSRHRSRSPLKHRSVKSRSRSRERGHHPAMSSSKADGEKHLTFKEKMRQQLLKASKYLQGGEGLEVDGTPKEKPSTLPLSDGHKKFFQALASSTQSSVTPQMALLHTMAAMHQKAQEMTGVAVPKYYNPAAVNPLKYAEQVQKRKLLWSKAKEHKEDKEKEWQQTAFNQDENGKMASKFKKLMGIKHEGADGEGSSEHTEEQKKKREEFFSRLDKDYEFARMTTHTQRGVGLGFSSQGIQPP